In Arcobacter sp. F2176, a single window of DNA contains:
- a CDS encoding ABC transporter permease has protein sequence MSLKALKANPLKTTLIYISLIFSITSIFLISSISNGVISMYSNMLKSDGDIIITQAKISDTFFSNVNIKLIKEIEKLKGVQKTSAIIVGASPVEELPIVAVYGVTQNRFDNYKLTQGSYPKINEVLVGKSIYNSLSNKKTVQIADKRFRVSGVYESKIGFENGGVVLNISDASSIFNKSASMIMVNSKIDTNIKDLISKIQALSSDIEAKSTQNFVDNYNQFKIIKTSSNLIGLISFCMGLLGIISIMSITINQRKTEFGIKRAIGISTKKIILQIMSESTILGVFSFISAFFISWVALYFIRTSSLFHGYVNGEISSTLAIYLFACSLSMAILGSIIPALNASRIDPIILMQGDKI, from the coding sequence ATGTCGTTAAAAGCTTTAAAAGCCAATCCTCTAAAAACAACTTTAATATATATAAGTCTAATATTCTCAATAACATCTATTTTTCTTATTAGCTCTATTTCAAATGGAGTTATCTCTATGTACTCAAATATGCTAAAAAGTGATGGAGATATTATTATCACTCAAGCAAAAATCTCTGATACATTTTTTTCAAATGTAAATATAAAACTAATAAAAGAAATCGAAAAATTAAAAGGTGTACAAAAAACTTCAGCAATAATAGTTGGAGCTAGTCCTGTTGAAGAGTTGCCTATCGTTGCTGTTTATGGAGTCACTCAAAATAGATTTGACAATTACAAATTAACACAAGGTTCTTATCCCAAAATAAATGAAGTACTTGTGGGAAAATCGATTTACAACTCACTTTCAAATAAAAAAACTGTGCAAATAGCTGATAAAAGATTCAGAGTATCAGGAGTATATGAAAGCAAAATTGGCTTTGAAAATGGAGGTGTGGTTTTAAATATCTCAGATGCTAGTTCTATTTTTAATAAAAGCGCTTCAATGATAATGGTAAATAGTAAAATCGATACAAATATCAAAGACCTTATCTCAAAAATACAAGCACTAAGTTCTGATATAGAAGCAAAATCAACTCAAAACTTTGTGGATAATTATAATCAATTTAAAATCATAAAAACCTCATCAAACCTTATAGGTCTTATCTCCTTTTGTATGGGATTACTTGGAATCATTAGTATCATGAGTATAACTATAAATCAAAGAAAAACAGAGTTTGGTATAAAAAGAGCCATAGGAATTTCAACTAAAAAAATAATCTTGCAAATCATGAGTGAAAGTACTATTCTAGGAGTTTTTAGTTTTATTAGTGCCTTTTTTATCTCTTGGGTTGCCTTATATTTCATACGAACTTCATCACTATTTCATGGGTATGTAAATGGTGAGATTTCATCTACTTTGGCTATATATTTATTTGCTTGTTCACTTTCAATGGCAATTTTAGGCTCAATCATTCC
- a CDS encoding ShlB/FhaC/HecB family hemolysin secretion/activation protein yields MKKITKLISLSLITSSSLLAATPNIGDAVKQIQVPKEVQKKKTPLIEIGGVKKYAPIMKDDKSGKTIFVKSFEIEGAVHIDESTLQNLISSYTKKDLNFNQLQEVTSIITKYYRSKNYFVARAYLPVQDINKNNGIIKITIIEGNYGKFNLKNNSLVKDSIVQGMLDDVKKRGNVVSANTLERGMLIINDTPGVKVTSADIKPGSEVGTSDFDITTQETKRFDGYILADNYGSRYTGKNRVMAGVNINSPFNIGDKISLSGLLSNKSDLKNGRLAYSAPLMSNGLRGELSYSKTTYALGDKYSNLDAKGNSTSLDATFTYPIIRTRLENLKASLNIAKKYLKDEINAQDDTTKKDVKSLRLGLDYDKSYLAFNLPSSSKVSFNYTYGKLSFDDSDKRENDENGANTNGNYSKINLDLSHSINFTEKLSLDTSLNLQYALSHKNLDGSEDLSIGGAYGVKLYPDSEVSAENGYVFNIEAKYRLPNINSLTNTIGIFYDRGRAFMANNNVGFESRSLQDIGVGYYASYKDFFGQVQVAWNANSSAVTSEPDRNSRILFQGGWVF; encoded by the coding sequence ATGAAAAAAATAACTAAACTAATAAGCCTATCACTAATAACATCAAGTTCACTATTAGCAGCAACTCCAAACATAGGTGATGCTGTAAAACAAATACAAGTTCCAAAAGAAGTACAAAAGAAGAAAACACCTTTAATAGAAATTGGAGGAGTAAAAAAATACGCTCCTATTATGAAAGATGATAAAAGTGGTAAAACTATTTTTGTAAAGAGTTTTGAAATAGAAGGTGCTGTTCATATAGATGAATCAACTCTACAAAATCTAATCTCTTCATATACAAAAAAAGATCTAAACTTTAACCAACTACAAGAAGTAACAAGCATAATCACAAAATATTATAGAAGTAAAAACTACTTTGTAGCAAGAGCATATTTACCTGTACAAGACATAAATAAAAACAATGGAATTATTAAAATTACTATTATTGAGGGTAATTATGGAAAGTTTAATTTAAAAAACAACTCTTTAGTTAAAGATAGTATTGTTCAAGGTATGTTAGACGATGTTAAAAAAAGAGGAAATGTAGTTTCAGCTAATACTTTAGAGCGAGGTATGTTAATCATCAATGACACACCTGGAGTAAAAGTAACAAGTGCTGATATTAAACCAGGAAGCGAAGTTGGAACTAGTGACTTTGATATTACTACTCAAGAGACAAAAAGATTTGATGGATATATTTTAGCTGACAATTATGGAAGCAGATATACAGGTAAAAATAGAGTTATGGCTGGAGTTAATATTAACTCACCTTTTAACATAGGAGATAAGATCTCATTAAGTGGTCTTTTAAGTAATAAGAGTGATTTAAAAAATGGTAGATTAGCTTATTCAGCTCCTTTGATGTCAAATGGACTAAGAGGAGAACTTTCTTATTCTAAAACAACTTATGCCTTAGGAGATAAATATTCAAATCTTGATGCAAAGGGTAATTCTACATCTTTAGATGCTACTTTTACTTATCCAATTATACGAACAAGACTGGAGAATTTAAAGGCTTCATTAAATATTGCTAAAAAATATTTAAAAGATGAGATTAATGCTCAAGATGACACTACTAAAAAAGATGTTAAATCTTTAAGATTAGGATTAGACTATGACAAGAGTTATTTAGCTTTTAATCTTCCATCATCTTCTAAAGTTAGTTTCAATTATACTTATGGGAAGTTAAGCTTTGATGATAGTGATAAAAGAGAAAATGATGAAAATGGAGCTAATACAAATGGTAATTATTCTAAGATTAATTTAGATTTATCGCATAGTATTAATTTTACTGAAAAACTTTCATTAGATACTTCATTAAACTTACAATATGCCCTTTCACATAAAAACCTAGATGGAAGTGAAGATTTATCTATAGGAGGAGCTTATGGGGTTAAGTTATATCCAGATAGTGAAGTAAGTGCTGAGAATGGATATGTATTTAATATAGAAGCAAAATATAGACTACCTAATATAAACTCTTTAACAAACACTATTGGAATCTTTTATGATAGAGGAAGAGCATTTATGGCAAATAACAATGTAGGATTTGAATCTAGATCTTTACAAGACATTGGTGTTGGATATTATGCCTCATACAAAGACTTCTTTGGTCAAGTTCAGGTTGCTTGGAATGCTAATAGTTCGGCTGTTACTAGTGAGCCTGATAGAAACAGTAGGATTTTATTTCAAGGGGGGTGGGTTTTTTAG
- a CDS encoding filamentous hemagglutinin N-terminal domain-containing protein encodes MKRLIDFSSRFRILKGGKISMVVSALLAGVTISYAAPSGGVVTSGTANISQNGNTTNITQSTQKATINWNKFNIAQNETVNFKQPNSSSITLNRVIGNERSVINGALNANGQVWILNSNGVLFGKNASINTAGLLATTAKLSDNDFNIGNYNFKNSSSNSVINLGTINISNEAYAVLAGKEVTNEGSIKAVKGKIHLVGADEYSINLNGNSLLNLTVKKGILDSIVKNSGSIKADSGEIYLTTNAVNELLKGVVNNTGVIEANSMGELTGKVELFAHGGEAQVGGSILATDGFVETSGREFTFNGANIITSNWLIDPVNITIDATLATAIQTALDTADVTITTDGSNTPDTSSGESVGDGNINVNANITTNALASDKTLSLLAHNNIVFADGVSIDASQNSNANKLNVILTADKDNNGTGQVILTGATGNTIITNNGDLTINNQVDSNVDGETPFTINAGTGKVTLYDDLGQNKKLKSLTVTAASLDLGTKLHYINTLNEQVYNAVVNSLATAQFANADFETGDTTSWTVDTTNTIYLNGGSTIAGYGTPNDDTLPTTVPTKTSNSGAYDDYTSTGTYTSQISTDTDTDGGSSSLQLTYSGGHVDEGYGVVHGPSVVSDNTVSLQEGDGVSFKWKAAGGSDAYDVFGYILNVDTGETQAILNQTGANASASTSWASASVTATKAGNYKFIFIAGSWDASGGKALGANLYIDNIATYSNKTFSGSSVTFNSPLNANQSEVQIKADKVNLNANVTGTNILKINQRTAGNGIELGGATNSDTSVLDITTDDMAKIGNFSKVVFGDDTTGKITTKGDITAAYNLTLIGKTAGVEIANELNIGTKTLTIESNSDVTDTGTGHVIAKNLNLKGTGNFTLDNDNNDVDVLAAGTKDSPIGKLIYKDADDVTIGKVDDSKGINAKDTIEVTTLTSNINVTEDVITNKENSDAIKLNANGTVSKGNSYVGPKKVPATVEVEVKDTRPDEIKKVITTIANNTTTNVVLPKIINNPKVKVSQNQTPQANTNIAKSVGINNGNISIVSKTNDGENANKVITLSEIKIAMKDDNTKNTTPSNKQKDVRVPLSSDSVIDLVNGGVKLPEGVDQLFYVVENEGK; translated from the coding sequence ATGAAAAGATTAATAGACTTTAGTTCAAGATTTAGAATCCTAAAAGGTGGAAAGATAAGTATGGTAGTATCAGCTCTTTTAGCTGGAGTTACTATCTCATATGCTGCTCCTAGCGGAGGAGTAGTTACAAGTGGAACTGCAAATATTTCCCAAAATGGAAATACCACAAACATAACACAATCCACCCAAAAAGCAACTATTAATTGGAACAAATTTAACATTGCACAAAATGAAACAGTAAACTTCAAACAACCAAATAGCTCTTCTATTACATTAAATAGAGTAATAGGAAATGAAAGAAGTGTTATCAATGGAGCACTTAATGCCAATGGTCAAGTTTGGATATTAAATTCAAATGGAGTTTTATTTGGTAAAAATGCTAGTATTAATACAGCAGGTTTATTAGCAACAACTGCAAAACTTTCTGACAATGATTTTAATATTGGTAATTATAACTTTAAAAATTCTTCTTCAAACTCTGTTATAAACTTAGGAACAATAAATATCTCAAATGAAGCATATGCAGTTTTAGCTGGAAAAGAAGTAACAAATGAAGGAAGTATAAAAGCTGTAAAAGGAAAGATACATTTAGTTGGAGCAGATGAATACTCTATAAACCTAAATGGTAATTCTTTATTAAACCTAACAGTAAAAAAAGGTATCTTAGATTCTATTGTAAAAAACAGTGGTTCAATAAAAGCAGATAGTGGAGAAATATATCTTACTACTAATGCCGTTAATGAATTACTAAAAGGTGTTGTTAATAATACAGGAGTTATTGAAGCTAATTCAATGGGTGAATTAACTGGTAAGGTTGAACTCTTTGCCCATGGTGGTGAAGCTCAAGTTGGAGGTAGTATTTTGGCTACTGATGGGTTTGTGGAGACTAGTGGGAGAGAGTTTACTTTTAATGGTGCAAATATTATTACAAGTAATTGGCTTATTGACCCTGTTAATATAACTATTGATGCTACACTTGCAACAGCTATACAAACAGCACTTGATACAGCAGATGTAACTATAACTACTGATGGAAGTAATACTCCAGATACATCATCAGGTGAAAGTGTAGGAGATGGAAATATTAATGTAAATGCTAATATTACAACAAATGCATTGGCTTCAGATAAAACATTAAGCTTATTAGCACATAACAATATTGTTTTTGCTGATGGTGTTTCTATAGATGCAAGTCAAAATTCAAATGCAAATAAATTAAATGTGATTTTAACAGCAGATAAAGATAATAATGGTACAGGGCAAGTTATATTAACTGGGGCAACTGGGAATACTATTATTACAAATAATGGAGACTTGACAATTAACAATCAAGTTGATAGTAATGTTGATGGAGAAACACCATTTACGATAAATGCGGGAACAGGAAAAGTAACATTATATGATGATTTAGGACAGAATAAAAAATTAAAATCGTTAACTGTTACAGCTGCATCTTTAGACTTAGGAACAAAACTACATTATATTAATACTTTAAATGAGCAAGTTTATAATGCAGTGGTAAACTCTCTTGCAACAGCGCAATTTGCAAATGCAGATTTTGAAACAGGAGATACAACAAGTTGGACAGTTGATACAACAAATACAATATATTTAAATGGTGGAAGTACTATAGCAGGATATGGTACACCAAACGATGATACTTTACCAACTACTGTACCAACAAAAACAAGTAATAGTGGTGCATATGATGATTATACATCAACAGGAACATATACTTCACAAATCTCTACAGATACTGATACAGATGGAGGAAGTTCCTCTTTACAGTTAACATATTCTGGTGGTCATGTAGATGAAGGTTATGGTGTTGTTCATGGACCATCTGTAGTAAGTGATAATACAGTATCTTTACAAGAAGGTGATGGAGTATCATTTAAATGGAAAGCTGCTGGAGGAAGTGATGCATATGATGTATTTGGATATATTTTAAATGTAGATACTGGGGAAACACAAGCAATATTAAATCAAACAGGTGCAAATGCAAGTGCATCTACATCTTGGGCTAGTGCTTCTGTTACGGCAACTAAGGCTGGAAATTATAAATTTATTTTTATTGCTGGTTCTTGGGATGCAAGTGGAGGTAAAGCATTAGGAGCAAACCTTTATATTGATAATATAGCAACTTATAGTAATAAAACTTTTTCAGGTTCATCTGTTACATTTAATAGTCCTTTAAATGCAAATCAAAGTGAAGTACAAATAAAAGCAGATAAAGTTAATCTTAATGCTAATGTAACAGGAACTAATATTTTAAAAATAAATCAAAGAACTGCTGGAAATGGTATTGAACTTGGTGGAGCTACAAATTCTGATACATCTGTACTAGATATAACGACTGATGATATGGCTAAAATTGGTAATTTCTCAAAAGTTGTTTTTGGAGATGATACAACTGGAAAGATTACTACAAAAGGTGATATTACAGCTGCTTATAATTTAACTTTAATTGGTAAAACAGCTGGTGTTGAAATAGCAAATGAGCTAAACATTGGAACAAAAACTTTAACAATTGAAAGTAATAGTGATGTAACGGATACAGGGACAGGTCATGTTATCGCAAAAAATTTAAATCTTAAAGGAACGGGAAATTTTACATTAGACAATGATAATAATGATGTGGATGTATTAGCTGCTGGAACAAAAGATTCACCAATTGGTAAATTAATATACAAAGATGCTGATGATGTAACAATTGGTAAGGTTGATGATTCAAAAGGAATAAATGCCAAAGATACTATTGAAGTTACAACTTTAACAAGCAATATTAATGTTACTGAAGATGTTATTACTAATAAAGAAAACAGTGATGCAATAAAGCTAAATGCAAATGGAACAGTATCAAAAGGAAACTCATATGTTGGTCCTAAGAAAGTCCCAGCAACAGTAGAAGTAGAAGTAAAAGATACTAGACCAGATGAAATTAAAAAAGTAATTACAACAATTGCAAATAATACAACAACAAATGTAGTATTACCAAAAATAATTAATAATCCAAAAGTAAAAGTATCACAAAATCAAACACCTCAAGCAAATACAAATATAGCAAAAAGTGTAGGAATTAATAATGGCAATATATCTATCGTATCAAAAACTAATGATGGAGAAAATGCAAATAAAGTAATAACTTTAAGTGAAATAAAAATAGCAATGAAAGATGATAATACAAAAAATACTACTCCGTCAAATAAACAAAAAGATGTAAGAGTACCTTTATCATCAGATTCTGTAATAGATTTAGTAAATGGCGGAGTGAAACTTCCAGAAGGTGTTGATCAATTATTCTATGTAGTAGAAAATGAAGGGAAATAA